Proteins encoded by one window of Vibrio rumoiensis:
- the speB gene encoding agmatinase: MNKFDDLFNKPDYSLYSNSMSFVRRPMVQNPVEADADVVVLGVPFDMATSGRSGARMGPDAIRRASVNLAWESKKFPWNFNLFKHTNVVDAGDLVFDCGDAEDLTQRLEAAATEILESGKTLLSLGGDHFVTLPLLRAHAKKYGEMALIHFDAHTDTYSNGSRYDHGTMFYHAPKEGLISREHSVQIGIRTEYKQQGHGFNVINAMEANDLSASEMVEKIKAIVGDKPVYLTFDIDCLDPAFAPGTGTPVCGGMTSDKVLKILRSLQGVNLVGMDVVEVSPAYDQSDITALAAATIALDLLYLWTQQKKLV, translated from the coding sequence ATGAATAAGTTTGATGATCTGTTTAATAAGCCAGATTACTCACTGTACTCAAACTCAATGAGTTTTGTGCGTCGCCCAATGGTGCAAAACCCAGTTGAAGCAGATGCAGATGTTGTGGTGCTAGGGGTGCCGTTTGATATGGCAACCTCTGGCCGTTCTGGCGCGCGTATGGGGCCGGATGCGATTCGTCGCGCGTCTGTCAATTTAGCGTGGGAAAGCAAAAAGTTTCCGTGGAATTTTAACTTATTCAAACACACGAATGTAGTCGATGCGGGTGACTTGGTATTTGATTGTGGTGATGCGGAAGATTTAACTCAACGTCTTGAAGCGGCTGCGACTGAAATACTGGAGAGTGGTAAAACACTGTTGAGTTTAGGTGGCGATCATTTTGTGACACTGCCTTTACTGCGCGCTCATGCGAAAAAGTACGGAGAAATGGCGCTGATTCATTTTGATGCGCATACCGATACTTACAGCAATGGCAGTCGTTACGATCACGGCACCATGTTTTATCATGCGCCCAAAGAAGGGCTGATTTCACGTGAGCATTCCGTGCAAATTGGTATTCGTACCGAGTATAAGCAACAAGGTCACGGTTTTAATGTAATTAATGCCATGGAAGCCAATGATTTGTCTGCGAGCGAAATGGTCGAAAAAATCAAAGCCATCGTTGGTGATAAGCCTGTGTATTTGACTTTTGATATTGATTGCTTAGATCCTGCTTTCGCACCGGGTACCGGAACGCCAGTATGCGGCGGCATGACATCGGATAAAGTGCTAAAAATACTGCGTAGCTTACAAGGTGTTAATTTAGTCGGAATGGATGTAGTGGAAGTGTCACCAGCATACGATCAAAGTGATATTACGGCTTTGGCTGCGGCAACCATTGCGTTAGATTTGTTGTATTTGTGGACTCAGCAGAAGAAGCTTGTTTAA
- the speA gene encoding arginine decarboxylase, translating into MENSLNLEQIRANYNVRHWSQGFYGINDAGEMTVSPRPGQEHLQVPLSTIVKQMEAKNLTLPALVRFPQILHQRVHNVCHAFNQAIEEYNYSNRYLLVYPIKVNQQKEVVDEILASQKELEQKQLGLEAGSKPELLAVLALAQQASSVIVCNGYKDREYIRLALIGEKLGHKVFIVLEKLSELDLVLSEAKSLGVTPRMGLRIRLASQGAGKWQSSGGEKSKFGLSANQVLTVINRLKAEDQLDTLQLVHFHLGSQMANIRDVRNGVSEAARFYCELRDIGAQLDYMDVGGGLAVDYDGTRSQSHSSMNYGLAEYARNIVATIGDICQLYNQPEPTIISESGRSLTAHHAVLITNVIGTESYKEEEVFAPEDEAPTLLHNMWRNWEILSQGTDDRALIEIYNDTQSDLAEAHNQFATGVINLQHRAWAEQVCLRICYELRNQLNNKNRFHRPIMDELNERLADKFFVNFSLFQSLPDAWGIDQVFPVMPLTNLNQVEQTRAVMLDITCDSDGVIDQYVDGQGIETTLPVPRWDKDTPYLMGFFLVGAYQEILGDMHNLFGDSHSVVVNVNDAGESEIVSINEGDTVEDMLRYVHIDVDDIRRNYRELVANRVDASEQEKILAELEQGLSGYTYLEDI; encoded by the coding sequence GTGGAAAATTCTTTGAACTTAGAGCAAATTCGCGCTAACTATAATGTACGCCATTGGAGCCAAGGCTTTTATGGAATTAATGACGCAGGTGAAATGACCGTGTCGCCTCGACCTGGGCAAGAGCACTTACAAGTGCCATTGAGTACGATAGTTAAACAAATGGAAGCGAAAAACTTAACGCTGCCCGCTTTGGTTCGTTTTCCACAAATTTTGCATCAACGTGTGCACAATGTGTGTCATGCCTTTAATCAAGCGATTGAAGAATATAATTACAGTAACCGCTACTTATTGGTTTATCCGATTAAAGTAAACCAACAAAAAGAAGTGGTGGATGAGATTTTAGCCAGCCAAAAAGAGTTGGAGCAAAAACAGCTGGGTTTAGAAGCAGGCAGTAAGCCTGAACTTCTTGCGGTATTGGCGTTGGCGCAACAAGCCAGTTCGGTGATTGTGTGTAATGGCTACAAAGACCGTGAATACATTCGCCTTGCATTAATTGGCGAGAAGCTTGGCCATAAAGTTTTTATTGTTTTAGAGAAATTATCAGAACTCGATTTAGTGCTGTCTGAAGCGAAATCGCTAGGTGTGACGCCGCGTATGGGCTTGCGTATTCGCTTAGCGTCACAAGGCGCGGGGAAATGGCAATCAAGTGGCGGCGAAAAATCGAAATTTGGCTTATCGGCTAACCAAGTATTAACGGTGATTAATCGTTTAAAAGCCGAAGATCAGCTTGATACGTTACAGTTAGTGCATTTTCACCTAGGCTCGCAAATGGCCAATATCCGTGATGTGCGTAATGGCGTGAGTGAAGCTGCGCGTTTCTACTGTGAGTTACGTGATATTGGTGCTCAGTTAGATTATATGGATGTCGGTGGCGGCTTAGCGGTGGATTACGATGGTACTCGTAGCCAATCGCATAGCTCGATGAACTATGGTTTGGCGGAATACGCGCGCAATATCGTTGCAACGATTGGCGATATTTGTCAGTTATATAACCAACCTGAACCGACGATTATTTCAGAGTCAGGGCGTTCATTAACCGCCCACCATGCGGTATTGATCACCAATGTTATCGGAACTGAAAGTTATAAAGAAGAAGAGGTGTTTGCGCCTGAAGATGAAGCTCCAACGTTATTACACAACATGTGGCGTAACTGGGAGATCTTATCTCAAGGTACTGATGACCGCGCTTTAATTGAAATTTATAACGATACTCAAAGCGATTTAGCGGAAGCGCATAATCAATTCGCCACTGGTGTGATCAATTTGCAACATCGCGCTTGGGCTGAACAAGTGTGTTTACGTATTTGTTATGAATTGCGTAACCAGTTGAACAATAAAAACCGTTTTCATCGTCCGATTATGGATGAGTTGAACGAGCGTTTAGCGGATAAGTTTTTCGTGAACTTCTCATTGTTCCAATCTTTACCGGATGCGTGGGGGATTGATCAAGTGTTCCCTGTGATGCCTTTAACCAACTTGAACCAAGTGGAACAAACGCGCGCAGTGATGCTCGATATTACTTGTGATTCAGATGGCGTGATTGATCAATATGTGGATGGACAAGGCATTGAAACGACCTTACCCGTGCCGCGTTGGGATAAAGATACACCGTACTTGATGGGCTTCTTTTTAGTGGGTGCTTATCAAGAAATTTTAGGTGACATGCACAACTTGTTTGGTGATAGCCACTCGGTGGTGGTGAATGTGAATGATGCTGGTGAATCGGAAATTGTATCAATAAACGAAGGCGATACCGTGGAAGACATGCTGCGTTATGTTCATATCGATGTGGATGATATTCGACGTAACTACCGCGAACTGGTGGCAAACCGAGTTGATGCTTCAGAGCAAGAGAAGATTCTTGCTGAGCTTGAACAAGGGTTATCTGGATACACATATTTGGAAGATATATAA
- a CDS encoding alpha/beta hydrolase, translated as MQQDVVYFSQDKRVSLTAYIQPQCSELPTQQALPAVIILPGGGYKMLSQRESDPVAFAWLAKGYNVFILRYSIQEHAAFPQPMLDAFQAIAHVRQQHQDYNIDPDKIALLGFSAGGHLAASVGTLWNRSEYQDLAGVKGQEHKPNALLLAYPVITTEWMKLNIEANLKNILRDKFDDPQMISTITCHHNVGAHTPPTFLFHTTEDQSVPASDSLKFACALDEHSIPYELHIFQRGPHGISRANALTDDGTGLKIEPEVECWGDLASAWLGRLFN; from the coding sequence ATGCAACAAGATGTCGTGTATTTTTCGCAGGATAAGCGAGTCAGTTTAACCGCCTATATCCAACCTCAATGCAGTGAACTGCCAACGCAACAAGCCTTACCAGCGGTGATTATTCTGCCCGGTGGTGGTTATAAAATGCTGTCGCAGCGAGAATCCGATCCGGTAGCCTTTGCTTGGTTAGCTAAAGGGTACAACGTATTTATTTTGCGTTACTCCATTCAAGAGCATGCCGCCTTTCCACAACCTATGTTAGATGCCTTCCAAGCGATTGCTCATGTTCGTCAGCAGCATCAAGACTACAATATTGACCCTGATAAAATTGCCTTGTTGGGCTTTTCGGCTGGTGGGCACTTAGCGGCCAGTGTCGGCACTTTATGGAATCGTAGTGAATATCAAGACCTAGCAGGGGTTAAAGGACAAGAGCATAAGCCAAATGCTTTGTTATTGGCTTACCCTGTGATCACAACCGAGTGGATGAAATTAAACATAGAAGCCAATTTGAAAAATATTTTACGTGACAAGTTTGATGACCCACAGATGATCTCGACGATCACTTGCCACCATAACGTTGGTGCGCATACACCACCCACGTTCTTGTTTCACACCACGGAAGACCAATCGGTTCCCGCTTCTGACAGTTTAAAATTTGCTTGTGCGCTCGATGAACACAGTATCCCTTATGAGCTACATATTTTTCAACGAGGGCCACATGGGATTTCACGGGCCAACGCACTGACCGACGATGGAACCGGTTTGAAAATTGAGCCAGAAGTGGAATGTTGGGGCGATCTGGCTTCTGCGTGGTTAGGCCGGTTGTTTAACTAG
- the prpF gene encoding 2-methylaconitate cis-trans isomerase PrpF produces the protein MDNSVTVSQVGGQPFQRKVAATYMRAGTSKGVFFHVADLPVECQQAGDKRDQFLLRVIGSPDPYAKQIDGMGGATSSTSKVVLLSKSDSPDHDVDYLFGQVSIDKPFVDWSGNCGNLSSGVGACAIHMGLIAPEALPKNGVMSVRVRQCNINKTIVTHVPICDGQVQELGDFELDGVTFPAAEILVDFMDPADGEGSMFPTGNVVDELVVPEVGTFQATFINSGIPTIFIDAQAMGYQGTERQDDINNDEKALAMFEKIRAYGALQMGLIDQLEQAKTRQHTPKIAFVSGPKSYPSSSGQLVSESDVDLLVRALSMGKLHHAMMGTAAVAIGSAASVPGTIVNKAAGGGERESVVFGHPSGTLKVGAKATFADLENGQQGWKIEKATMSRSARILMEGWVRVPNAC, from the coding sequence ATGGATAATTCAGTGACGGTGTCACAGGTTGGTGGTCAGCCTTTTCAACGGAAAGTGGCGGCCACTTATATGCGTGCAGGCACCAGTAAAGGGGTGTTCTTTCATGTCGCCGATTTGCCAGTTGAGTGTCAGCAAGCCGGTGATAAGCGAGATCAGTTTTTACTGCGTGTGATTGGTAGCCCCGATCCATACGCCAAGCAAATTGATGGCATGGGCGGCGCGACCTCCAGTACCAGTAAAGTGGTGTTGCTATCGAAAAGCGACAGCCCTGATCATGATGTCGATTATCTATTCGGACAAGTGTCGATTGATAAACCTTTTGTGGATTGGAGCGGTAACTGTGGCAATTTATCCTCGGGAGTGGGCGCATGTGCGATTCACATGGGGTTGATAGCGCCGGAAGCATTGCCGAAAAATGGTGTCATGTCGGTTCGAGTTCGCCAATGTAATATCAATAAAACGATTGTCACTCATGTGCCGATTTGTGATGGGCAAGTTCAAGAGTTAGGCGATTTTGAATTAGATGGCGTGACGTTTCCTGCGGCGGAAATTCTGGTGGATTTTATGGACCCAGCCGATGGTGAAGGCTCAATGTTTCCCACCGGCAATGTGGTCGATGAGTTGGTTGTGCCTGAGGTAGGAACGTTTCAAGCAACCTTTATTAATTCCGGTATTCCCACCATTTTTATTGATGCTCAAGCGATGGGTTATCAAGGAACAGAACGGCAAGATGACATCAATAATGATGAGAAAGCGCTGGCGATGTTTGAAAAAATTCGCGCTTATGGCGCCTTACAGATGGGATTAATTGATCAGCTTGAACAAGCGAAAACTCGTCAACATACGCCCAAAATTGCCTTTGTGAGTGGGCCGAAAAGTTATCCATCGTCCAGTGGTCAACTCGTGTCTGAAAGCGATGTAGACTTATTAGTGCGAGCGTTGTCGATGGGCAAATTACACCATGCCATGATGGGCACAGCGGCGGTTGCGATAGGCTCGGCCGCGAGTGTACCCGGTACGATTGTCAATAAGGCGGCAGGCGGTGGAGAGCGAGAGTCGGTGGTGTTTGGTCACCCATCTGGCACCTTGAAAGTTGGGGCGAAAGCGACGTTTGCGGATCTTGAAAATGGTCAGCAAGGTTGGAAGATAGAAAAAGCCACCATGAGCCGCAGTGCTCGCATTTTAATGGAAGGTTGGGTGAGGGTACCAAATGCGTGTTAA
- a CDS encoding mechanosensitive ion channel family protein: MSKSEIIQITNTMKGLADKAKTLKGDRLSIVQLEIYNMNQKLRKELNNAIDRKDHDVKFLTSQIELQTKYYEFYLKYVESKLDSMQVDIEKSSKDERLLKQIPLNEMRTAQANLYAEQYQNYAWLQKLDVNVDDKLKSFAARLEELAHYTSAALNYSLRHKELLQSQLDGLPAGQTDQINLEVSYLQRDIDTYSKALALLVDTGDSLNINTVELRHELFIATGDITHDLLSWAVLKSTVISWANQFSSWFRTNSPNMIFNVFMFVLIMVIARILAQFTQTILKKAVRAPHLKLSNLMQQFIVSMSVKMIFCVALLIALAQVGLDLTPVIAGLGVAGIIIGFALQDTLSNFASGMMLLIYRPFDEGDWINAAGVEGTVSHVSLVNTTIRTFDNEVLLVPNSKIWMEVIINRTYERVRRVDMVFGIGYKDSIPKAEKIFEDILAADERVLKTPAPIIKVNTLGESSVDFIVRPWVRTDDYMDVMRDCTREVKMRFDAEGINIPYPQRDVHLHITSEQAAAIKKDLPDA; encoded by the coding sequence TTGAGCAAAAGTGAGATTATTCAAATCACTAACACCATGAAAGGTTTGGCTGATAAAGCGAAAACATTAAAAGGTGATCGCTTATCCATTGTTCAATTAGAAATTTACAATATGAACCAGAAATTGCGTAAAGAGCTCAATAACGCAATTGATAGAAAGGATCATGATGTAAAATTCTTAACGTCACAAATAGAACTGCAAACCAAATATTACGAATTTTATCTTAAATACGTAGAAAGTAAGCTCGATTCAATGCAAGTGGATATTGAAAAATCCAGTAAAGATGAACGCTTATTAAAACAGATTCCATTAAATGAAATGCGCACAGCACAAGCGAATTTGTACGCCGAGCAATATCAAAACTACGCTTGGCTACAGAAACTGGATGTCAATGTCGATGATAAGCTAAAATCCTTTGCGGCTCGTTTAGAGGAACTTGCCCACTATACTTCCGCCGCTCTCAATTATTCACTTCGACATAAAGAGTTACTTCAAAGCCAATTAGATGGCCTACCGGCAGGGCAAACTGATCAAATTAATTTGGAAGTCTCTTACTTACAACGCGATATTGATACTTACAGTAAAGCCTTAGCACTATTAGTCGATACTGGCGACTCCCTGAACATCAATACCGTTGAATTAAGACATGAACTATTTATTGCGACTGGTGATATCACTCATGACTTACTCAGTTGGGCGGTATTGAAATCAACCGTTATCAGTTGGGCGAATCAATTTAGCAGTTGGTTTCGAACCAATAGTCCTAACATGATTTTTAATGTCTTCATGTTTGTTTTGATCATGGTGATTGCCAGAATTCTTGCTCAATTTACCCAGACAATTTTAAAGAAAGCAGTTAGAGCGCCTCATTTAAAACTCAGTAATTTGATGCAACAATTTATTGTATCAATGTCAGTCAAAATGATTTTTTGTGTGGCACTCTTAATTGCACTGGCTCAAGTCGGGCTTGACCTAACGCCTGTGATTGCAGGTTTAGGGGTGGCCGGTATCATTATTGGTTTCGCGCTACAAGATACCCTCTCTAACTTTGCCTCTGGCATGATGCTGCTTATCTATCGCCCATTTGATGAAGGCGATTGGATTAACGCCGCTGGGGTTGAAGGAACGGTAAGCCACGTAAGCCTAGTGAATACCACCATTCGAACCTTTGACAACGAAGTATTATTGGTTCCAAACTCAAAAATTTGGATGGAAGTGATCATCAACCGAACTTACGAAAGAGTACGTCGGGTCGACATGGTATTTGGCATTGGCTACAAAGATTCCATTCCAAAAGCTGAAAAAATATTTGAAGACATCCTCGCCGCCGATGAGCGAGTATTAAAAACGCCAGCACCAATCATTAAAGTGAATACTTTAGGAGAATCCTCTGTCGACTTTATTGTTCGACCATGGGTCAGAACCGATGATTATATGGATGTGATGCGTGATTGTACTCGTGAAGTCAAAATGCGCTTTGACGCGGAAGGCATCAATATTCCATACCCACAACGTGATGTGCATTTACATATCACCAGTGAGCAAGCTGCGGCAATAAAAAAAGACCTTCCAGACGCTTAA
- a CDS encoding diguanylate cyclase domain-containing protein, with the protein MNKKSFSLLPILFLSVIIVISIGYTVKQFYNVEKRLTDNTEEIFNKTVYASYDLIDTSVNDSLKNYLRGIAFSISKMLETSQQEHLDDRKVHSTLNAFIQNTRIGKDGYISILDTSGKLIYHPYAAGRNISENSFIQNQLAHDQTFLEYKWKNPGENQERLKVGYSLKIDNGYVIDVSVYKDEMINLVNKETLKTKLKKYNFGKTGYVYVVDNKGTLILHPTSEGKPIRSLIGDSADEFMEKAHTKPEGTFTYPLLTPGGNTVTKTVSYKYYPYLDWIIASGISQTELTHPTDQLWQGLTMAVISLLLIITVLIIGLNSRHQRILMIERKDFLTGLNNRRSVMDYTTSLEQKNGLTYSVIIFDIDKFKAINDTFGHHEGDLAILETAKILKNYESKKVIVSRHGGEEFLILLEDMHTQQAYLLAELIRQRVSNITHLQSRFTISAGIYESYVGKEKISESISHADHALYQAKQTGRNKVVIYQPGFEQKTHGDKQ; encoded by the coding sequence ATGAACAAGAAATCCTTCTCTCTCTTACCGATACTTTTTTTATCGGTGATCATAGTCATCAGCATCGGTTATACCGTCAAACAATTTTATAATGTTGAGAAACGCCTTACTGATAACACCGAAGAAATATTCAATAAAACCGTCTATGCCAGTTATGATCTCATCGATACCTCCGTCAATGATTCTCTTAAAAATTACTTACGAGGCATTGCCTTCTCAATTAGTAAAATGCTCGAAACCAGCCAACAAGAACATTTAGACGACCGAAAAGTTCACTCCACATTAAACGCCTTCATCCAAAATACTCGCATTGGAAAAGATGGCTATATTTCTATCTTAGATACCTCGGGCAAGCTCATCTACCATCCATATGCGGCCGGAAGAAACATTTCTGAAAATAGTTTTATCCAAAACCAACTCGCTCATGACCAAACCTTTCTAGAATACAAATGGAAAAACCCTGGCGAAAATCAAGAACGCCTCAAAGTTGGTTACTCCTTAAAAATCGATAACGGTTATGTGATTGATGTGTCGGTTTATAAAGACGAAATGATCAACCTCGTGAATAAGGAAACACTAAAAACAAAGCTTAAAAAGTATAACTTCGGCAAGACAGGCTATGTTTATGTCGTCGATAATAAAGGTACCCTTATTCTGCATCCAACCAGTGAAGGTAAACCTATCCGTAGTTTAATTGGTGATAGCGCCGATGAATTTATGGAAAAAGCACACACAAAACCGGAAGGCACTTTTACCTACCCACTTCTCACACCAGGCGGCAATACTGTCACCAAAACGGTGTCGTATAAATATTATCCATATCTTGATTGGATCATTGCATCGGGTATTTCTCAAACAGAACTGACTCACCCAACCGATCAACTTTGGCAAGGTTTAACCATGGCTGTGATCAGTTTATTACTGATTATTACGGTATTGATCATTGGGTTAAACTCTCGTCACCAGCGCATTCTGATGATTGAACGAAAAGACTTCTTAACCGGTCTGAACAACCGACGTAGCGTGATGGATTACACCACCTCACTAGAACAAAAAAATGGCCTCACCTACTCTGTAATTATCTTTGATATCGATAAGTTTAAAGCGATTAACGATACGTTTGGCCATCATGAAGGCGATTTGGCGATTCTAGAAACTGCGAAGATTTTGAAAAACTATGAAAGTAAAAAAGTGATTGTTTCTCGCCATGGTGGGGAAGAATTCTTAATTTTGCTCGAAGATATGCATACGCAACAAGCCTATTTATTAGCCGAACTCATTCGTCAACGAGTCTCGAACATCACTCACCTGCAATCACGCTTTACCATCAGTGCCGGTATTTATGAAAGCTATGTGGGCAAAGAAAAAATCAGCGAATCCATTTCTCATGCTGACCATGCGTTATACCAAGCAAAACAAACTGGTCGTAACAAGGTCGTGATTTACCAACCGGGCTTTGAACAAAAAACTCACGGTGATAAACAGTAG
- a CDS encoding 1-aminocyclopropane-1-carboxylate deaminase/D-cysteine desulfhydrase yields the protein MKLANTPITHHTFNGHPFYLKRDDLLHPEFSGNKARKFMALLEDDYPNVTTLIGYGSPQANSLYSLAALAKLKGWQLEFYVDHIPSWLKQNPVGNYQASLELGAKIIEVRQLPSALHPSDYIQQIRQPDDQCLFVEEGGRSPIAERGIKQLAQEIIDWKSSHSISALTVALPSGTGTTALYLTKHLTPHNINVITCACVGGKEYLTQQFDGLHEPLHPVILTTAEKAKHQFGKLYSLDYQIWQALKRQTGVEFDLLYDPYMWQCLQQWRVENPNKPLLYIHQGGLLGNVSMAKRYKRKIKA from the coding sequence ATGAAACTAGCCAATACACCAATAACCCACCACACCTTCAACGGTCATCCTTTTTATTTAAAACGAGATGACTTGCTTCATCCTGAATTTTCAGGCAATAAAGCCCGTAAGTTTATGGCGCTTCTTGAAGATGATTATCCTAATGTCACGACGCTTATCGGATATGGTTCGCCTCAAGCCAATTCACTATACAGCCTTGCGGCACTCGCCAAACTCAAAGGCTGGCAACTCGAATTTTATGTCGACCACATCCCTAGCTGGTTAAAGCAAAACCCAGTGGGTAACTATCAAGCATCATTAGAGTTAGGCGCGAAAATCATTGAGGTCAGACAGCTCCCCTCTGCTCTTCACCCTAGTGATTATATTCAGCAGATCCGTCAACCAGATGACCAATGTTTATTTGTCGAAGAAGGTGGCAGAAGCCCGATTGCCGAACGAGGCATCAAGCAGTTAGCACAAGAAATTATTGATTGGAAAAGCTCACACTCCATTAGTGCCTTAACCGTTGCCCTACCGTCTGGCACCGGAACCACTGCACTCTATTTAACCAAGCACCTCACGCCGCACAATATCAACGTGATCACTTGTGCTTGTGTTGGCGGTAAAGAGTACCTTACTCAACAATTTGATGGTTTACATGAGCCGCTGCATCCTGTAATTCTCACGACAGCGGAAAAAGCAAAGCATCAGTTTGGTAAGCTATATTCGTTGGATTACCAAATCTGGCAAGCGCTCAAACGACAAACCGGTGTCGAGTTCGACCTACTCTACGACCCATACATGTGGCAATGCTTACAACAATGGCGAGTTGAAAACCCGAACAAACCGCTGTTGTATATTCACCAAGGTGGTTTACTCGGTAATGTTAGTATGGCAAAGCGTTACAAGAGAAAGATTAAAGCGTGA